From Candidatus Hydrogenedentota bacterium, one genomic window encodes:
- a CDS encoding anti-sigma factor, with product QSDAGRRVTLYLRTGETTNTGAAFRFARENGLAVFYWVEGGTGYALSGALEREELLQLANLAYRELAGTR from the coding sequence ACCAGTCGGACGCCGGCAGGCGCGTCACGCTCTACCTGCGCACGGGCGAAACAACGAATACCGGAGCGGCTTTCCGCTTCGCGCGCGAAAACGGTCTGGCGGTGTTCTACTGGGTCGAGGGCGGCACCGGCTATGCCTTGAGCGGCGCCCTGGAACGCGAAGAACTGCTGCAACTGGCCAATCTGGCGTATCGGGAACTTGCCGGCACGCGCTAA